The stretch of DNA CGATCTCAGCACCAGCGACGATGACACGATCAACGGCGGCAACGGCAACGACACCATTTATGGCGAGACCGGTGACGACACGATCGATGGCGATGCCGGCAACGACTATGTCGAAGGCGGCGACGGCGATGATGACATTTTCGGCGACACCGGCGACGACACGCTGCTCGGCGGCAACGGCGCCGATGACATCGATGGCTGGACCGGCGACGACGATATCGACGGCGGTGCCGGCAATGACGTGCTGAACGGCGGCGACGGCGAGGACAGGATCCTCGGCGGGACCGGCAATGACGTCATCGCGGGCGGGGACAATGACGATCTGCTGGCCGGCGAACTGGGCAGCGACACCATGACCGGCGGGTCCGGCGACGACACCCTCTATGGCGACAATCTGTTCGACACGGTCGGCATCGTCGGCAACGCCGACACGATGGACGGCGGTGACGGCAACGACCTGATGTGGGGCGGCGGCGGTGCCGACACCATGAACGGCGGTGACGACGACGACACCATGTATGGCGACTATGGCAACGACACCATGCGTGGCGGCGACGGCGACGACTATTTGGAAGGCGAGAATGGCAATGACAGCCTGACCGGCGGCGAGGGGGATGACATCCTCTCCGGCGGGACCGGCAAGGATGCGTTCAACTTCGACGAGACCGGGTCGAGCAGCGGCTATGGGCTCGACCTGATCGTCTCGCCGACGGGCGGCCGCGACTTCAGCCTCTCGAACCGCGACCAGATCGTCTATGACGTCGATAGCGGCTTCGATCCGGACTCGGACCTGACCGTGCTGACCGACGACTGGGACGGCGATGGCGACGCGCTCGACGTGCTGATCGCCGGCCCCAACGGCATCGTCATCATCGAGGATTTCTGGGCGCAGGCGGATGC from Sphingomonas changnyeongensis encodes:
- a CDS encoding calcium-binding protein, with translation MGVDTLNGGDGNDVIFGDNGHSFGVTTTANMGAGNGTNPVGGREPDGFAYNADGEYDPSQGNADVINGGNGDDQVFGQGGDDRISGGAGNDLLWGDDGNDTMSGGTEDDQLDGGEGNDVMDGDDGNDELDGDAGEDLIRGGAGNDFVQGGADNDTVFGGTGDDVLNGDDGEDNVQGEAGNDVITGGVGNDVLDGGDGDDTIIGNGDPFFDPTDLSTSDDDTINGGNGNDTIYGETGDDTIDGDAGNDYVEGGDGDDDIFGDTGDDTLLGGNGADDIDGWTGDDDIDGGAGNDVLNGGDGEDRILGGTGNDVIAGGDNDDLLAGELGSDTMTGGSGDDTLYGDNLFDTVGIVGNADTMDGGDGNDLMWGGGGADTMNGGDDDDTMYGDYGNDTMRGGDGDDYLEGENGNDSLTGGEGDDILSGGTGKDAFNFDETGSSSGYGLDLIVSPTGGRDFSLSNRDQIVYDVDSGFDPDSDLTVLTDDWDGDGDALDVLIAGPNGIVIIEDFWAQADAFNQSLAAAGFYDSVDAINSYSQGNAGYDMIVFS